The DNA sequence TCGCCTTCTTCCAGGTACTTGTTCATCAGGTCTTCGCTGGCTTCAGCAGCCGCTTCGACCATCTTTTCGCGCCATTCCTTGCAGGTTTCCGCGAGCTCGGCCGGGATGTCGACGTAGTCGAACTTCGTGCCTTGCGACGCTTCGTCCCAAATGATCGCCTTCATCTTGATCAGGTCGACCACGCCCTTGAAGTTTTCTTCCGAGCCGATCGGCACCACGACCGGAACCGGGTTCGCCTTCAGGCGCAGACGGAGCTGGTCGTAGACCTTGAAGAAGTTCGCGCCGGTACGGTCCATCTTGTTGACGAACGCGAGACGGGGCACCTTGTACTTGTTCGCCTGGCGCCACACCGTTTCCGACTGCGGCTGCACGCCGCCCACTGCGCAGTAGACCATGCACGCACCGTCGAGCACGCGCATCGAGCGCTCGACTTCGATCGTGAAGTCGACGTGGCCCGGGGTGTCGATGATGTTGATGCGGTGTTCCGGATAGTTGCCGCCCATGCCCTTCCAGAAGGCCGTGGTTGCAGCGGACGTGATCGTGATGCCACGCTCCTGTTCCTGCTCCATCCAGTCCATCGTTGCTGCGCCGTCGTGGACTTCACCGATCTTGTGGTTCACACCGGTGTAAAACAGAATGCGCTCGGTCGTCGTCGTCTTGCCGGCGTCGATGTGAGCGCTAATACCGATATTGCGGTAGCGCTCGATGGGAGTCTTGCGAGCCACTTTGATCCTCTACTGGGATGACGTGACGCAGCCCTGCTGCATCACGCCTCAACACAAACGGGCGAGGCGCCTGAAAAGCGCACCCGCCCGGAATTTATTTCCGCTACAGCCCAGCCAGGCGCTTAGAAACGGAAATGCGAGAACGCGCGGTTGGCTTCTGCCATGCGGTGAACTTCATCGCGCTTCTTCATCGCGCCGCCACGGCCTTCGGCCGCTTCGGAGAGTTCGCCTGCCAGACGCAGAGCCATCGACTTCTCGCTGCGCTTCTTCGCAGCCTCACGCAGCCAGCGCATCGCCAATGCCATACGACGCGACGGGCGCACTTCGACCGGAACTTGATAGTTGGCACCACCAACGCGGCGGCTCTTCACTTCGACCACCGGCTTCACGTTGTTGAGCGCAACGGTGAACACTTCCAGCGGGTCCTTGCCACCCTTGGTCTGGATCTGTTCGAATGCGCCATAAACGATGCGTTCTGCAACCGACTTCTTGCCGGACAGCATCAGCATGTTCATGAACTTGGCTACATCAACGTTGCCGAACTTCGGATCCGGCAACACTTCCCGCTTGGGGACTTCGCGACGACGCGGCATGATTCTTCCTTTACCTGTTCAGTTGGAGCTGCATCCAGCTCCGCGGCCACCAACAAACCCGATCACATCTTCACGACTAACCAGCTTGGCCGGGTGACCACTTACTCGACAGCACCGGCAATCCGGCACTCCCGCCTTGACCGCCCTGCGGCGATCCCTGATCAAAAACTGCTTACTTGGCAGCCTTTGCACGCTTCGCGCCGTACTTCGAGCGCGCTTGCTTACGGTCCTTGACGCCCTGGGTATCCAGCGAGCCGCGAACCATGTGGTAACGCACACCCGGCAAGTCCTTCACACGGCCGCCGCGGATCAGCACAACCGAGTGTTCCTGCAGGTTGTGGCCTTCACCGCCGATGTACGAAATCACTTCGAAGCCGTTCGTCAGACGAACCTTGGCAACCTTACGGAGTGCCGAGTTCGGCTTCTTCGGCGTCGTCGTGTACACACGGGTGCACACGCCGCGACGCTGGGGGCAGTCCTGCAGGGCCGGGCTCTTGCTCTTCGTCGTTTCCGACTGACGGCCTTTGCGAACCAGTTGGTTGATGGTTGGCATTGTTTATTCCTGAAATTGAACAAAATCTGCACACCGATTTCGGGCAAAGCGAAAATCGGCGCACAGTTGACTTCCGAACCGGCGATACGGGCACGAACCTTCGAACAGCGCTCGACGCGACTCGGCCCACCGAATACCGGAACCCAACATCATATTCCGGAAATACCAACTAAGTCAACGGCTTGCGTGATTTGCCGGGCGCGCGGCCGGTTTACGTCGACGGTTGGGACGGACACGGTCGTGCTGCCCGCGCGCCGCCGTCACGCTTCGATCACGCCGATTCGACGACGTCGATGATCTCGTCGCCGAAGCGTTCGAGCTTGCGCACGCCCATGCCGGGGATATGGCGCAGGTCTTCGATCGTCTCCGGCGCGTTGCGCGCGATTTCGGCGAGCGTCGCGTCGTGGAAGATCACATACGCCGGCACGCCGTCTGACTTCGCGGTTTCCGCGCGCCATGCGCGCAGCGCGTCCCAGCGTGCCCGCTCGCGCGCGCCCATGCCGGCCGTCGGGTCGACGCGCGTGCCGCTGCGGCTGGACGACTGGCGCGAGGAGCGCTGCGGCTTCACGTAGCGGCGCAGCGTCACCTTCTCCTCATTCTTCAGCACCGGCTTCGCGGCCTCGGTCAGCACGAGCGCGCCGAAGCCCCCGTGATCGACGGCCAGATAGCCGTACGCGACCAGTTGCCGGAAAATCGCGCGCCACTCGGGCTCGGACAGCGCCGCGCCGATCCCGAAGGTGCTCAATTGATCATGGCCGCGCTGCAGGACCTTCTCGGTGCGCGCGCCGCGCAGGATCTCGATCAGATGGCTCGCGCCGAAATTGAAGCCGCTCGCGCGCTGCGCGCGGAACACGCACGACAGCGCCATCTGCGCCTCGCGCGTCGCATCCCACGAATCGGGCGGCTCGAGACAGGTATCGCAGTTGCCGCACGGCTCGCTCGCCTCGCCGAAGTAATTCAGCAAGCGCACGCGGCGGCACGAGATCGTCTCGCACAGCCCGAGCAGCGCGTCGAGCTTCGACGTTTGCACGCGCTTGTGCGCGTCGTCCGCATCGGATTCGTCGATCATCTTGCGCTGCTGCACGACGTCGCCGAGGCCGTACGCCATCCACGCGTTCGCCGGCAAACCGTCGCGCCCGGCGCGGCCGGTTTCCTGGTAGTAGCCCTCGACACTCTTCGGCAAATCGAGGTGCGCGACGAAGCGCACGTCGGGTTTGTCGATGCCCATGCCGAACGCGATCGTCGCGCACATCACGACGCCTTCTTCGCGCTGGAACATTTCCTGGTGCTTTTGCCGCACCTCGAACTCCATCCCCGCGTGATACGGCAGCGCGCGCACGCCTTGCGCCTTCAGCCATTCGGCCGTCTCCTCGACCTTGCGGCGCGACAGGCAGTAGACGACGCCCGCGTCGGTCGTGCCGTCCGCGTTCGTGTGTTCGGCGCGGATGAAGTCGAGCAGCTGCGCGCGCGCGTTGTCCTTTTCGACGATCCGGTAGCGGATGTTCGGCCGGTCGAAGCTCGACACGAACACGCGCGCATCGTCGAGCGCGAGACGATGGATGATCTCGTCGCGCGTGATCGCGTCGGCGGTGGCCGTCAGCGCGATGCGCGGCACCGACGGGAAACGCTCGTGCAGCACCGACAGCTGGATGTATTCAGGCCGGAAATCGTGCCCCCACTGCGACACGCAGTGCGCCTCGTCGATCGCGAACAGGCCGATCCTCGCGCGCTCGAGCAGCTCGAGGAAGCGGCCGGTCATCAGACGCTCCGGCGCGACGTACAGCAGATCGATCTCGCCTTCGCGCAGCGCGCGCTCGGTCGCGGCGGCCTCGGCGCCAGAGAGCGTCGAGTTCAGGTACGCGGCGCGCACGCCGACTTCGCGCAGCGCGGCGACCTGGTCCTGCATCAGCGCGATCAGCGGCGACACGACGATGCCGGCGCCCTGCCCGGCCTCGCGGCGCAGCAGCGCGGGAATCTGGTAGCACAGCGACTTGCCGCCGCCCGTCGGCATCAGCACGAGGCAATCGCCGCCGCCGGCGACGTGTTCGACGATCTCGCCCTGCTGGCCGCGAAAGGCGGAATAACCGAAGACTTCGTCGAGGATTTCGAGGGCGCGGGACATGAATGAGAGATAGGACAGCGGAAGGATGACCGCAATTTTAACAACCCGCCCGCACAACGCACGGCGTATCGTGCAACGTCGGCCGATCGGACGGGGTCGCGCGCGCGCATGACGGGCCTGCCCGATCGTGCGGCAAGCCCGTCATGCGCGTGGACGACGGACAAAAAAAACCGCCCGGCGGACCGGGCGGTTTCGACGACAGCGAATAAGGCAACGGGAAGCGGCTCGCGCCGCCCCGCGCTTATTCGGCTGCCGGGTGTTGCGGCTCTTCCGCGGGCGCGCTCGGCGTGCCGAAGTCGAATGCCTCTTCCGCTGCGATCTGGTCGAAACGCTCGCGGTCGGACATCTCCTTCGCCTTGCGTGCCTTGTGGAACGCGAGACCCGTACCGGCCGGAATCAGACGGCCGACGATCACGTTTTCCTTCAGGCCGCGCAGATCGTCGCGCTTGCCCATGATCGCCGCTTCGGTCAGCACGCGGGTCGTTTCCTGGAACGATGCCGCGGAGATGAACGAGTCGGTCGACAGCGACGCCTTCGTGATACCGAGCAGCACGTTGTCGTACGAAGCCGGGCGCTTGCCCTCGGCGATCATGCGATCGTTCTCGTCCAGCATGTCGGAACGCTCGACCTGTTCGCCCGGGATGAAGCGCGTATCGCCGTTGTCGGTGATCTGCACACGACGCAGCATCTGGCGAACGATCACCTCGATGTGCTTGTCGTTGATCTTCACGCCCTGCAGACGGTACACGTCCTGCACTTCGTCGACGATGTAGCGTGACAGCGCCTCGATACCCTGCAGACGCAGGATGTCGTGCGGATCGGCCGGGCCGTCCACGATCATTTCGCCCTTGTTGACGACCTGAGCATCGTGGACCAGCACCTGCTTTTCCTTCGCGATCAGGAACTCGTGCTGATTGCCTTCGAGGTCCGTGATGACGAGACGCTGCTTGCCCTTCGTGTCCTTGCCGAACGACGTCGTGCCGGTGACTTCCGCGAGGATGCCCGCATCCTTCGGCGAACGCGCTTCGAACAGTTCCGCCACCCGCGGCAGACCGCCGGTAATGTCACGCGTCTTCTGCGCTTCGGTCGGGATACGTGCGAGCACTTCACCCACCTGCACTTGCTGACCATCCTTCACGGTGATCAGTGCGCCAACCTGGAAGCCGATCTGCACCGCGTGCTCCGTGCCCGGGATCTTCACTTCCTCGCCGTTCGCGTCGAGCAACTTCACCTGCGGACGCACGCTCTTCGACGCCTGCGAACCGCGGCGCTTCACGTCGATCACGACCAGCGTCGACAGACCGGTCACGTCGTCGATCTGCTTCGCGACGGTCACGCCTTCCTCGACGTTCTCGAACTTCACCGTACCACCGTACTCGGTGATGATCGGACGCGTCATCGGGTCCCACGTCGCCAGCTGCGTGCCGGCCTTGATCGTCGCACCGTCGAGCTGCAGCAGCGTCGCGCCGTACGGGATCTTGTGACGTTCGCGCTCGCGGCCGATATCGTCGGTGATCAGCGCCTCGCCCGAGCGCGAAATGACGATCTGCTCGCCCTTCGCGTTCGTCACGTAGCGCATCGTCGCCGTGAAACGCACGATACCGTTGCTCTTCGCTTCGACCGACGACGCCACTGCCGCACGCGATGCCGCACCACCGATGTGGAACGTACGCATCGTCAGCTGCGTGCCCGGTTCGCCGATCGACTGTGCCGCGATCACGCCGACTGCTTCGCCGACGTTCACCAGCGAGCCGCGGCCGAGGTCGCGGCCGTAGCAGGCCGCGCACAGACCGTAGCGCGTTTCGCAGGTCAGCGGCGTGCGCACGCGCACTTCGTCGATGCCGAGGCGTTCGATTTCCTCGACCGCCGTTTCGTCGAGCAGCGTGCCCGATTCGTACAGCGTTTCCTGCGTTTCCGGATTGACGACGTCCGCCACCGCGACGCGGCCGAGGATACGGTCGCGCAGCGCTTCGACGACTTCACCGCCTTCGACCAGCGCCTTCATCGCGACGCCGTTCGACGTGCCGCAATCGTCCTCGACCACCACCAGATCCTGCGTGACGTCGACGAGACGACGCGTCAGGTAACCCGAGTTCGCGGTCTTCAGTGCCGTATCAGCCAGACCCTTACGTGCACCGTGGGTCGAGATGAAGTACTGCAGCACGTTCAGGCCTTCGCGGAAGTTCGCGGTAATCGGCGTCTCGATAATGGAGCCGTCCGGCTTCGCCATCAGGCCACGCATACCGGCCAGCTGACGAATCTGCACCGCCGAACCCCGGGCGCCCGAGTCGGCCATCATGTAGATCGAGTTGAACGACTCCTGGCGCGTCTCGTTGCCGTCGCGGTCGATCACCGGCTCCGTCGACAGCTGCTCCATCATCGCCTTGCCGACCGCTTCCGACGTTGCCGACCAGATGTCGACCACGTTGTTGTAGCGTTCCTGCGCGGTGACGAGACCCGACATGTACTGACGGTCGTACTCCTTCACCTTCTTCGCGGCGTCGCCGACGATCGTTTCCTTCTGCGGCGGCACGAGCATGTCGTCCACGCAGATCGAAATACCGGCACGCGTCGCGAGACGGAAACCCGACTGCATCAGCTGGTCGGCGAACACGACCGTCGCACGCAGACCGCACTTGCGGAACGCGGTGTTGATCAGGCGCGAGATTTCCTTCTTCTTCAGCGGCTTGTTCAGCACCGAGAACGGCAGGCCGTGCGGCAGGATCTCCGACAGGATCGCGCGGCCGACGGTCGTCGCGTACAGCGAGATCTTCGGCACGAATTGCGGCGCGCCTTCCGACGTGTCCTCGTTGCGGACCATTTCGGTGATCCGCACGTTCACGCGCGATGCGAGCTCGACTTCCTTGTTCTCGTACGCGCGGATCACTTCCGACACGCCGGTGAACGAGAGGCCTTCGCCCTTCGCGTTGACCGCTTCGCGGGTCGCGTAGTACAGACCCAGCACGATATCCTGCGACGGCACGATCGACGGATCGCCGTTGGCCGGGAACAGCACGTTGTTCGACGCCAGCATCAGCGTGCGCGCTTCCATCTGCGCTTCGAGCGACAGCGGCACGTGAACGGCCATCTGGTCACCGTCGAAGTCGGCGTTGAACGCCGCGCAGACGAGCGGGTGCAGCTGGATCGCCTTGCCTTCGATCAGCACCGGCTCGAACGCCTGGATACCGAGACGGTGCAGCGTCGGCGCACGGTTCAGCATCACTGGATGCTCGCGGATCACCTCTTCGAGGATGTCCCACACGACCGGCGTCTGGTTCTCGACTTCCTTCTTCGCAGCCTTGATGGTCGTCGCGACGCCCATCACTTCCAGCTTGTTGAAGATGAACGGCTTGAACAGTTCGAGCGCCATCAGCTTCGGCAGACCGCACTGGTGCAGCTTCAGCGTCGGGCCGACCACGATGACCGAACGGCCCGAGTAGTCGACGCGCTTGCCCAGCAGGTTCTGACGGAAGCGACCGCCCTTACCCTTGATCATGTCGGCGAGCGACTTCAGCGGACGCTTGTTCGCGCCCGTCATCGCCTTGCCGCGACGGCCGTTGTCGAGCAGCGAGTCGACGGCTTCCTGCAGCATCCGCTTTTCGTTGCGGACGATGATTTCAGGCGCCTTCAGCTCGAGCAGACGCTTCAACCGGTTGTTACGGTTGATCACGCGGCGATACAGGTCGTTCAGGTCCGACGTCGCGAAACGGCCGCCGTCCAGCGGCACGAGCGGACGCAGTTCCGGCGGCAGCACCGGCAGCACTTCGAGGATCATCCACTCGGGCTTGATGCCCGAGCGCTGGAATGCCTCGAGGACCTTCAGGCGCTTCGCGTACTTCTTGATCTTCGCTTCCGAGCCGGTGTTCTTCAGCTCGGTGCGCAGCGTCTCGACCTGCTCGTCGATGTTGATCGCGCGCAGCAGCTCACGCACGCCTTCCGCGCCCATCTCGGCACGGAATTCGTCGCCGTATTCCTCGACCTTGTTGTAGTAATCCTCTTCGGTCATGATCTGCCGCGCCTTCAGCGGCGTCATGCCCGGTTCGATCACCACGTACGCTTCGAAGTACAGCACGCGTTCGATGTCGCGCAGCGTCATGTCGAGCACCATGCCCAGACGCGACGGCAGCGACTTCAGGAACCAGATGTGCGCGACCGGCGAGGCCAGCTCGATGTGGCCCATGCGTTCGCGACGCACCTTCGCCAGCGTCACTTCGACGCCGCACTTCTCGCAGATCACGCCGCGGTGCTTCAGGCGCTTGTACTTGCCGCACAGGCACTCGTAGTCCTTGATCGGCCCGAAGATCTTCGCGCAGAACAGACCATCGCGTTCCGGCTTGAACGTACGGTAGTTGATGGTCTCCGGCTTCTTCACTTCGCCGAACGACCACGAACGGATCTTGTCCGGCGAGGCCAGACCGATCTTGATCGCGTCGAAAACTTCTTCCTGTTGGACTTGCTTGAATAGATCGAGCAGAGCTTTCATTGCCTTCTCTCCGTAGTCCGATTAATTGCGGTCGAGATCGATGTCGATACCGAGCGAGCGGATTTCCTTCACCAGCACGTTGAAGGATTCCGGCATGCCTGCATCGATCACGTGATCGCCCTTGACGAGGTTCTCGTAGACCTTCGTCCGGCCGGTCACGTCGTCCGACTTCACCGTCAGCATTTCCTGCAGCACGTAGGACGCGCCGTACGCTTCGAGTGCCCACACTTCCATTTCACCGAAACGCTGACCGCCGAACTGCGCCTTACCACCCAGCGGCTGCTGCGTGACGAGCGAGTACGGGCCCGTCGAACGCGCGTGCATCTTGTCGTCGACAAGGTGGTGCAGCTTCAGGTAGTGCATGTAGCCGAGCGTCACGCGACGTTCGAACTGCTCGCCCGTGCGACCGTCGTACAGGCGGACCTGGTTCTTCGACGGGTTCATGTCGAGCTGTTGCGCGATGTCGTCCGGGAACGCGAGGTCGAGCA is a window from the Burkholderia vietnamiensis LMG 10929 genome containing:
- the recQ gene encoding DNA helicase RecQ; translation: MSRALEILDEVFGYSAFRGQQGEIVEHVAGGGDCLVLMPTGGGKSLCYQIPALLRREAGQGAGIVVSPLIALMQDQVAALREVGVRAAYLNSTLSGAEAAATERALREGEIDLLYVAPERLMTGRFLELLERARIGLFAIDEAHCVSQWGHDFRPEYIQLSVLHERFPSVPRIALTATADAITRDEIIHRLALDDARVFVSSFDRPNIRYRIVEKDNARAQLLDFIRAEHTNADGTTDAGVVYCLSRRKVEETAEWLKAQGVRALPYHAGMEFEVRQKHQEMFQREEGVVMCATIAFGMGIDKPDVRFVAHLDLPKSVEGYYQETGRAGRDGLPANAWMAYGLGDVVQQRKMIDESDADDAHKRVQTSKLDALLGLCETISCRRVRLLNYFGEASEPCGNCDTCLEPPDSWDATREAQMALSCVFRAQRASGFNFGASHLIEILRGARTEKVLQRGHDQLSTFGIGAALSEPEWRAIFRQLVAYGYLAVDHGGFGALVLTEAAKPVLKNEEKVTLRRYVKPQRSSRQSSSRSGTRVDPTAGMGARERARWDALRAWRAETAKSDGVPAYVIFHDATLAEIARNAPETIEDLRHIPGMGVRKLERFGDEIIDVVESA
- the rpsL gene encoding 30S ribosomal protein S12 codes for the protein MPTINQLVRKGRQSETTKSKSPALQDCPQRRGVCTRVYTTTPKKPNSALRKVAKVRLTNGFEVISYIGGEGHNLQEHSVVLIRGGRVKDLPGVRYHMVRGSLDTQGVKDRKQARSKYGAKRAKAAK
- the rpoC gene encoding DNA-directed RNA polymerase subunit beta', with product MKALLDLFKQVQQEEVFDAIKIGLASPDKIRSWSFGEVKKPETINYRTFKPERDGLFCAKIFGPIKDYECLCGKYKRLKHRGVICEKCGVEVTLAKVRRERMGHIELASPVAHIWFLKSLPSRLGMVLDMTLRDIERVLYFEAYVVIEPGMTPLKARQIMTEEDYYNKVEEYGDEFRAEMGAEGVRELLRAINIDEQVETLRTELKNTGSEAKIKKYAKRLKVLEAFQRSGIKPEWMILEVLPVLPPELRPLVPLDGGRFATSDLNDLYRRVINRNNRLKRLLELKAPEIIVRNEKRMLQEAVDSLLDNGRRGKAMTGANKRPLKSLADMIKGKGGRFRQNLLGKRVDYSGRSVIVVGPTLKLHQCGLPKLMALELFKPFIFNKLEVMGVATTIKAAKKEVENQTPVVWDILEEVIREHPVMLNRAPTLHRLGIQAFEPVLIEGKAIQLHPLVCAAFNADFDGDQMAVHVPLSLEAQMEARTLMLASNNVLFPANGDPSIVPSQDIVLGLYYATREAVNAKGEGLSFTGVSEVIRAYENKEVELASRVNVRITEMVRNEDTSEGAPQFVPKISLYATTVGRAILSEILPHGLPFSVLNKPLKKKEISRLINTAFRKCGLRATVVFADQLMQSGFRLATRAGISICVDDMLVPPQKETIVGDAAKKVKEYDRQYMSGLVTAQERYNNVVDIWSATSEAVGKAMMEQLSTEPVIDRDGNETRQESFNSIYMMADSGARGSAVQIRQLAGMRGLMAKPDGSIIETPITANFREGLNVLQYFISTHGARKGLADTALKTANSGYLTRRLVDVTQDLVVVEDDCGTSNGVAMKALVEGGEVVEALRDRILGRVAVADVVNPETQETLYESGTLLDETAVEEIERLGIDEVRVRTPLTCETRYGLCAACYGRDLGRGSLVNVGEAVGVIAAQSIGEPGTQLTMRTFHIGGAASRAAVASSVEAKSNGIVRFTATMRYVTNAKGEQIVISRSGEALITDDIGRERERHKIPYGATLLQLDGATIKAGTQLATWDPMTRPIITEYGGTVKFENVEEGVTVAKQIDDVTGLSTLVVIDVKRRGSQASKSVRPQVKLLDANGEEVKIPGTEHAVQIGFQVGALITVKDGQQVQVGEVLARIPTEAQKTRDITGGLPRVAELFEARSPKDAGILAEVTGTTSFGKDTKGKQRLVITDLEGNQHEFLIAKEKQVLVHDAQVVNKGEMIVDGPADPHDILRLQGIEALSRYIVDEVQDVYRLQGVKINDKHIEVIVRQMLRRVQITDNGDTRFIPGEQVERSDMLDENDRMIAEGKRPASYDNVLLGITKASLSTDSFISAASFQETTRVLTEAAIMGKRDDLRGLKENVIVGRLIPAGTGLAFHKARKAKEMSDRERFDQIAAEEAFDFGTPSAPAEEPQHPAAE
- the rpsG gene encoding 30S ribosomal protein S7, which codes for MPRRREVPKREVLPDPKFGNVDVAKFMNMLMLSGKKSVAERIVYGAFEQIQTKGGKDPLEVFTVALNNVKPVVEVKSRRVGGANYQVPVEVRPSRRMALAMRWLREAAKKRSEKSMALRLAGELSEAAEGRGGAMKKRDEVHRMAEANRAFSHFRF